In one window of Gemmatimonadota bacterium DNA:
- a CDS encoding macro domain-containing protein, translated as MIQYTRGNLLEAQVDALVNTVNEVGVMGKGIALMFREAYPESAREHQEAAKAGRIRVGQMHVTRNHELVGPRWIIDFPTKKHWRHPSRLEWIREGLRDLARVIGEYQIATIALPPLGCGNGGLEWTQVRREIELALGDLPGVAVTVYEPSGRYQNAPKRSGVEELTPARALIAELILRYLVLGNDCTNLEVQKLVWFLDRSVRALGLADPLELHFGANKYGPYADNLRHLLDNLDGSYLHCEKRLSDAGPFDLIWFEDTRRVPVEAYLQNEAEQYLPALERTAAVIDGFESPLGMELLATVDWLLRERGSEATVAGIREGLGAWPGGRAAGRRKQALFDDRLLALALERLAAAPPV; from the coding sequence ATGATCCAGTACACACGAGGAAACCTCCTCGAGGCGCAGGTCGACGCCCTCGTCAACACCGTCAATGAGGTCGGTGTGATGGGGAAGGGCATCGCCTTGATGTTCCGTGAGGCGTACCCCGAGAGCGCCCGGGAGCATCAGGAGGCAGCAAAGGCCGGCCGGATCCGGGTCGGGCAGATGCACGTGACCCGGAACCACGAGCTCGTGGGTCCTCGGTGGATCATCGACTTTCCCACCAAGAAGCACTGGCGGCATCCGTCCAGGCTGGAGTGGATCCGCGAGGGCCTCCGCGACCTGGCGCGGGTGATCGGGGAGTACCAGATCGCCACTATCGCGCTGCCTCCGCTCGGCTGTGGCAACGGCGGCCTGGAGTGGACCCAGGTGCGTCGAGAGATCGAACTGGCGCTCGGAGACCTGCCCGGCGTTGCCGTGACGGTATACGAACCTTCGGGCCGGTACCAGAACGCTCCCAAGCGTTCTGGGGTCGAGGAGCTGACCCCGGCGCGGGCCCTGATCGCCGAGTTGATCCTGCGCTATCTGGTGCTTGGGAACGACTGCACCAACCTCGAGGTCCAGAAGCTGGTGTGGTTCCTCGATCGGAGCGTGAGGGCGCTTGGGCTGGCCGATCCACTCGAACTGCACTTCGGGGCCAACAAGTACGGCCCCTACGCCGACAACCTGCGGCACCTGCTCGACAATCTCGACGGCAGCTACCTCCACTGCGAGAAGCGCCTCAGTGACGCGGGCCCCTTCGACCTGATCTGGTTCGAGGACACCCGGCGGGTGCCGGTCGAAGCCTACCTCCAGAATGAGGCGGAGCAGTACCTTCCGGCGCTGGAGCGGACCGCCGCCGTCATCGACGGCTTCGAGTCACCCCTCGGCATGGAACTGCTTGCGACGGTGGATTGGCTGCTCCGCGAACGGGGCAGTGAGGCCACCGTGGCCGGAATTCGTGAGGGGCTGGGTGCCTGGCCCGGGGGCAGGGCGGCGGGCCGGCGCAAGCAGGCGCTGTTCGACGACCGGCTCCTGGCACTGGCGCTGGAGCGCCTGGCGGCGGCCCCGCCGGTCTGA
- a CDS encoding DUF4433 domain-containing protein: MRELTPERALIFRITHIRNVPWLLRNGVCCRSGALHDPGFVEIGNPDLIAKRPHRTVPIPPGGNLSDYVPFYFTPHSPMLLNILTGYNGVVQRTKSEIVVLVSSLHRLAERGVPFVFTDRHAYMLPARYFADLADLAQVDWPLLRARDFKHDPNDPGKKDRYQAEGLVHHAVPVDALLAIACANEPAAEEARRMMTAAGVSLKIVVRPDWYF; this comes from the coding sequence ATGCGGGAACTCACGCCCGAACGCGCCCTGATCTTCCGGATCACCCACATCCGGAACGTGCCATGGCTGCTGCGCAACGGGGTGTGCTGCCGGAGCGGGGCTCTACATGACCCAGGGTTCGTCGAGATTGGCAATCCCGACCTGATCGCAAAACGACCGCACCGGACGGTGCCGATTCCGCCGGGTGGCAACCTGAGCGACTACGTGCCGTTCTACTTCACGCCGCACTCGCCCATGTTGCTGAACATCCTGACTGGCTATAATGGCGTGGTGCAGCGGACGAAGTCAGAGATCGTAGTGCTGGTCAGTTCGCTTCATCGCCTCGCTGAACGTGGAGTCCCGTTCGTCTTCACGGACCGACATGCCTACATGCTGCCGGCCCGGTACTTCGCTGACCTGGCAGACCTCGCCCAGGTGGACTGGCCGCTCCTGCGGGCCAGGGACTTCAAGCACGACCCGAACGACCCAGGCAAGAAGGACCGCTACCAAGCCGAGGGACTGGTCCATCACGCCGTTCCGGTGGACGCGCTCCTGGCGATTGCTTGTGCAAATGAGCCAGCTGCTGAAGAGGCACGGCGCATGATGACCGCTGCGGGTGTTAGCCTGAAGATCGTGGTCCGGCCGGACTGGTACTTCTGA
- a CDS encoding DinB family protein → MASTTGTTQHLAAEARAYTAAILAALGDQNPLAVLRETPEALRQLIAGRSAEALARPEAPGKWSARQVLQHLADSELVGGFRFRMVLAHDRPAVPGYDQDRWAERLRYQDNDPATSIADFTALRRMNLVLLERATPADLARVAIHAERGEESLAHMLRMYAGHDLVHRRQIKRVLGG, encoded by the coding sequence ATGGCCTCCACCACCGGCACCACCCAGCACCTCGCCGCCGAAGCCCGCGCCTACACCGCCGCGATCCTCGCCGCGCTCGGCGACCAGAACCCCCTCGCGGTGCTGCGCGAGACGCCCGAGGCGCTGCGCCAGCTCATCGCCGGCCGGAGCGCCGAGGCGCTCGCTCGCCCCGAGGCGCCCGGCAAGTGGTCCGCGCGCCAGGTGCTGCAGCACCTCGCCGACAGCGAACTGGTGGGCGGCTTCCGCTTCCGCATGGTCCTGGCCCACGACCGCCCCGCCGTCCCCGGCTACGACCAGGACCGCTGGGCCGAGCGGCTCCGCTACCAGGACAACGACCCGGCCACGTCCATCGCCGACTTCACCGCGCTCCGCCGCATGAACCTGGTGCTGCTCGAACGCGCCACCCCCGCCGACCTCGCCCGCGTGGCCATCCACGCCGAACGGGGCGAGGAATCGCTGGCCCACATGCTCCGGATGTACGCGGGACACGACCTGGTGCATCGGCGGCAGATAAAGAGGGTGCTGGGCGGTTAG
- a CDS encoding radical SAM protein, which produces MPHHDQLALLDPPANRRAGAPLPVLEERASRGASFHEVPVKAILNSPATTGMGFWSLNPYVGCEFGCTYCYARETHKWVTEKAGVKAVLPPWAAFEKQILVKTSAAHVLTRTLFPARLAGASLVIGTATDPYQPAERRFRLTRQILEALLGWRGLSLGLITKSPLILRDVDLLTQLAERHELSINISLASTDAGLLRRLEARSPAPHARLRALKGLTDAGLHAGLLIAPILPGISDSRAQLAALFQAGKDAGARYAVGAALRLGPAARTRFLPTWPRSSPSSPGATPAATAPAPAPARTTPRRSPGASGRCRRNSAILRRWG; this is translated from the coding sequence ATGCCCCACCACGACCAGCTGGCCCTGCTCGACCCGCCGGCCAACCGCCGCGCCGGCGCGCCGCTCCCCGTGCTCGAGGAGCGCGCCAGCCGCGGCGCGTCGTTCCATGAGGTCCCGGTCAAGGCCATCCTCAACTCCCCCGCCACCACCGGCATGGGCTTCTGGTCGCTCAACCCGTACGTGGGCTGCGAGTTCGGGTGCACCTACTGCTACGCGCGGGAGACCCACAAGTGGGTGACGGAGAAGGCGGGTGTGAAGGCGGTGCTCCCCCCCTGGGCGGCCTTCGAGAAGCAGATCCTCGTCAAGACCTCCGCCGCGCACGTGCTCACCCGCACCCTCTTCCCCGCGCGGCTGGCCGGGGCGTCGCTGGTGATCGGCACCGCCACCGATCCCTACCAGCCGGCCGAGCGGCGCTTCCGCCTGACGCGGCAGATCCTCGAGGCGCTGCTGGGCTGGCGCGGGCTGTCGCTCGGGCTCATCACCAAGTCGCCGCTCATCCTGCGCGACGTGGACCTGCTGACCCAGCTGGCGGAGCGGCACGAGCTGTCGATCAACATCTCGCTCGCCTCCACCGACGCCGGCCTGCTGCGCCGCCTCGAGGCCCGCTCGCCGGCGCCGCACGCGCGGCTCCGCGCCCTCAAGGGCCTCACCGACGCCGGGCTCCACGCCGGCCTCCTCATCGCCCCCATCCTCCCCGGCATCTCCGACAGCCGCGCGCAGCTCGCCGCGCTGTTCCAGGCAGGGAAGGACGCGGGGGCGCGCTACGCGGTCGGGGCGGCGCTCCGACTCGGCCCCGCGGCGCGCACCCGCTTCCTCCCCACCTGGCCGAGGAGTTCCCCGAGCTCACCCGGCGCTACGCCCGCCGCTACGGCGCCCGCACCGGCGCCGGCAAGGACTACACCGAGGCGCTCGCCCGGCGCATCAGGTCGCTGCAGGAGGAATTCGGCTATCCTACGGCGGTGGGGATGA
- a CDS encoding DinB family protein — translation MSIAQSLLPEYDHEMATTRTHLERAPFADWAWKPHAKSMTLGALASHLAEIPSWVAGTMMGTEWDLAPKDGPAYAPPTFGSVAELLAFFDQQVKEGRAALAAAKDADFMVPWALKMGGETLFAMPRLGVIRTWVLNHTCHHRGQFTVYLRLRDVPLPQTYGPSADTQ, via the coding sequence ATGTCGATCGCCCAGTCGCTGCTGCCCGAGTACGATCACGAAATGGCCACCACCCGCACCCACCTCGAGCGCGCGCCGTTCGCGGACTGGGCCTGGAAGCCGCACGCCAAGTCCATGACCCTCGGCGCCCTGGCCAGCCACCTGGCCGAGATCCCGTCGTGGGTCGCGGGCACCATGATGGGCACGGAGTGGGACCTGGCCCCGAAGGACGGGCCGGCCTACGCCCCGCCCACGTTCGGCAGCGTGGCCGAGCTGCTGGCCTTCTTCGACCAGCAGGTGAAGGAGGGCCGCGCCGCGCTGGCCGCCGCCAAGGACGCCGACTTCATGGTGCCCTGGGCGCTCAAGATGGGGGGCGAGACGCTGTTCGCGATGCCGCGCCTCGGCGTGATCCGCACCTGGGTGCTCAACCACACCTGCCACCACCGCGGCCAGTTCACCGTGTACCTCCGGCTCCGCGACGTCCCGCTGCCGCAGACCTACGGCCCCTCCGCCGACACCCAGTAG
- a CDS encoding DUF3224 domain-containing protein — protein sequence MTHHATGTFDVKVSPQSLAAADRETGMGRMLLEKQYHGDLEAGATGEMLTGMGTVPGSAGYVAIERVEGTLQGRRGSFLLQHIGTMTRNTPSLSVQVIPDSGTDGLAGIAGTLTIRILEGRHEYDLDYTLPATP from the coding sequence ATGACCCACCACGCCACCGGCACCTTCGACGTGAAGGTCTCCCCCCAGTCCCTCGCCGCCGCCGACCGCGAGACCGGCATGGGACGCATGCTGCTCGAGAAGCAGTACCACGGCGACCTCGAGGCCGGCGCCACCGGCGAGATGCTCACCGGCATGGGCACGGTCCCGGGCTCCGCCGGCTACGTGGCCATCGAACGGGTGGAAGGCACCCTCCAGGGCCGCCGCGGCAGCTTCCTGCTGCAGCACATCGGCACCATGACCCGCAACACCCCCAGCCTCTCGGTGCAGGTGATCCCCGACTCCGGCACCGACGGGCTCGCCGGCATCGCCGGCACCCTCACCATCCGCATCCTCGAGGGCCGGCACGAGTACGACCTCGACTACACGCTGCCGGCAACGCCGTAA
- a CDS encoding GNAT family N-acetyltransferase: protein MAEILPFQPAFAADFRRINLAWLAQYFTVEPLDLVYLEDPQGKILDPGGDVFFAVEDGMVLGTCAAIPHAPGVLELAKFAVVPAAQGKGLGTALAQAVLDFARRRGDHTVMLLSNHRLTPALRIYERLGFVRLPFPEPSPYADADIYMEIAV, encoded by the coding sequence ATGGCCGAGATCCTCCCCTTCCAGCCCGCGTTCGCGGCCGACTTCCGGCGCATCAACCTGGCGTGGCTGGCGCAGTACTTCACCGTGGAGCCGCTCGACCTGGTGTACCTCGAGGACCCGCAGGGGAAGATCCTTGATCCCGGGGGCGACGTGTTCTTCGCCGTGGAGGACGGCATGGTGCTCGGTACCTGCGCCGCGATCCCGCACGCGCCGGGGGTGCTCGAGCTGGCCAAGTTCGCCGTGGTGCCCGCCGCGCAGGGCAAGGGACTCGGCACTGCGCTGGCCCAGGCGGTGCTCGACTTCGCCCGCCGCCGCGGCGACCACACCGTGATGCTCCTCTCCAATCACCGCCTCACCCCCGCGCTCCGCATCTACGAGCGGCTCGGCTTTGTCAGGCTGCCGTTCCCCGAGCCGTCGCCCTACGCCGATGCCGATATCTATATGGAGATTGCGGTGTAG
- a CDS encoding NAD(P)H-quinone oxidoreductase, whose translation MRAIRYTAAGGPDVIQLRDAPTPEPGPRQVRVRVHASALNRADILQRRGRYPAPAGWPADIPGLEYAGEVEALGPGVTRWQVGDRVMGLVGGGAHAEFVVVHADETMAIPEGMPFTDAAAIPEAFLTAWDALVARGRLVAGERVLIHAVGSGVGTAAVQLARRLGATVAGTSRSAAKLAQARALGLDEAIDTSVRGFGEQLDQSVDVILDVFGAPAFAANLDALTPRGRLVLLGFLQGATAELSLEPILRKRLEVIGTVMRTRSLEERIPLVAAFAAEVVPGFGGPAASLKPVVAQVFPFADIVAAHAVMERDENFGKVVLGW comes from the coding sequence ATGCGCGCCATCCGCTACACCGCCGCCGGCGGCCCCGACGTCATCCAGCTCCGCGACGCCCCGACCCCCGAACCGGGGCCGCGGCAGGTCCGGGTGCGGGTGCACGCCAGCGCCCTCAACCGCGCCGACATCCTGCAGCGGCGCGGGCGCTACCCCGCCCCCGCCGGGTGGCCGGCCGACATCCCCGGCCTGGAGTACGCGGGCGAGGTGGAGGCGCTCGGACCCGGCGTGACGCGGTGGCAGGTGGGCGATCGCGTGATGGGCCTCGTGGGCGGCGGCGCCCACGCCGAGTTCGTGGTGGTGCACGCCGACGAGACGATGGCCATCCCGGAGGGGATGCCGTTCACCGACGCCGCCGCCATCCCCGAGGCGTTCCTCACCGCCTGGGACGCGCTGGTGGCGCGGGGACGGCTGGTGGCGGGGGAGCGGGTGCTCATCCACGCGGTGGGGAGCGGCGTGGGCACCGCCGCGGTGCAGCTGGCCCGGCGCCTCGGCGCCACGGTGGCCGGCACCTCGCGCAGCGCCGCCAAGCTGGCGCAGGCGCGGGCGCTGGGCCTCGACGAGGCCATCGACACCTCGGTGCGCGGCTTCGGCGAGCAGCTCGACCAGTCGGTGGACGTCATCCTCGACGTCTTCGGCGCGCCGGCCTTCGCCGCCAACCTCGACGCCCTCACCCCGCGCGGCCGGCTGGTGCTGCTCGGCTTCCTGCAGGGCGCCACCGCGGAGCTGTCGCTGGAGCCGATCCTGCGCAAGCGGCTCGAGGTGATCGGCACCGTGATGCGCACCCGGAGCCTCGAGGAACGGATCCCGCTGGTGGCGGCGTTCGCGGCGGAGGTGGTGCCAGGGTTCGGCGGCCCGGCGGCTTCCCTGAAGCCGGTGGTGGCACAGGTGTTCCCCTTCGCCGACATCGTGGCCGCGCACGCGGTGATGGAACGCGACGAGAACTTCGGGAAGGTGGTGCTGGGCTGGTAG
- a CDS encoding DNA-3-methyladenine glycosylase I, translated as MPTYCDIAPGHEWHGPYHDGEYGFPLTTDAELFERLILEINQAGLSWLTILKKRAAFQAAYRGFDPVVVARFGARDVQRLLADAGIIRNRLKVEAAVDNARTLLRLRESHGGFHGWLAAHHPLPKDEWVKLFKKTFRFTGGEIVGEFLMSTGWLPGAHHEACPVYRKVLRARPMWAGTDGKREKGSGKR; from the coding sequence ATGCCCACCTACTGCGACATCGCCCCCGGCCACGAGTGGCATGGTCCGTATCACGACGGCGAGTACGGCTTCCCGCTCACCACCGACGCGGAGCTGTTCGAGCGGCTCATCCTGGAGATCAACCAGGCGGGGCTCTCCTGGCTCACCATCCTCAAGAAGCGGGCGGCGTTCCAGGCGGCGTACCGCGGCTTCGACCCGGTGGTGGTGGCGCGGTTCGGCGCGCGTGACGTGCAGCGGCTGCTGGCCGACGCCGGCATCATCCGCAACCGGCTCAAGGTGGAGGCGGCGGTGGACAACGCGCGCACCCTGCTCCGGCTGCGCGAGAGCCACGGCGGCTTCCACGGCTGGCTCGCGGCGCACCACCCGCTGCCCAAGGACGAGTGGGTGAAGCTCTTCAAGAAGACCTTCCGCTTCACCGGCGGCGAGATCGTGGGCGAGTTCCTGATGAGCACCGGCTGGCTGCCGGGGGCGCACCACGAGGCGTGCCCGGTGTACCGGAAGGTGCTGCGGGCGCGGCCGATGTGGGCGGGAACCGACGGGAAGCGGGAAAAGGGAAGCGGGAAACGGTAG
- a CDS encoding DNA polymerase III subunit alpha produces MFTHLHVHSWFSFGAGVSSPEVLARQAAARGFTALACTDTNGVYGAVEFQQAALAHGLRPIHGAHLVHGGQEVVALATDERGWAALCRAITHIHWTDEHREAGNGKRETGTPANRGAEPLPRGSSASRFPLPVSRDLSALLATDRAGLLLLSQDIAFLEDLVRRSGPVDVYGELRPGKHRHAVLAAAQRLGLSCVVTGGVMFANAEDWARHRLRVAIARNAGLEEDEDGTAVRRYGGTSGEGTLPPYRPTALPSDWLRPADDLARHFPDRPDAMLRAEELAERCGYRIPVGARVVAPRFADTTDALLRLRALAWRGAERRYGMVAPITRDRLEHELTIIAQKGFADYFLVVHDIVQHGPTHCGRGSVANSIVSYCLGITHVDPLGAGLLFERFLNPERKDPPDIDLDFPWDERDQILAWVFRRYPRPRAAMVANHNCFRLRGALREVAKVYGRPPGEIREVTRRFPWFSEDESIGQLLATHPNFQGLNLPAVWQELARAAEPLVGTPRHLSLHPGGVVIVPQALTDYVPLEPAAKRLDGHPDLAVPVIQFEKDGAEDAGLVKIDLLGNRSLAVIRDAIAEVRVHTGRRIDYTADDPDDDAATRALFRTGQTMGVFYTESPASRLLCAKSRAESFELLVLNTSIIRPASNRFIRVYLERLHGAPYQPLDPSLQDTLAETFGVMVYQEDVVNVCAAFAGLPLATGDGVRKALSKKRPVKALAAYAAEFFAGAARLGRDPDTATKVWEMVLSFAGYSFCKGHSCSYIKVAQHSCYLRAHYPAEFMAAVLANGGGFYRPFAYVAEAMRMGLTVRPPDVNASRFRTTGGGREVRIGFQFIKGLSADAVERIETAKGEAGNGKREAGPMGRSAEAPPHRGGGGVVSVLPEPAGPSASPDAPAPLHLPRRPPRPHRHHARRPPAAGAGGRLRHHRGGMSRPMLLWAIDSEQREAGSGKREAERAMSGSRFPLPLPGPPSPP; encoded by the coding sequence ATGTTCACCCACCTCCACGTCCACTCCTGGTTTTCCTTCGGCGCCGGGGTCTCGAGTCCCGAGGTCCTGGCGCGGCAGGCGGCGGCGCGCGGCTTCACGGCGCTGGCCTGCACCGACACCAACGGCGTCTACGGCGCGGTGGAGTTCCAGCAGGCGGCGCTGGCCCACGGCCTCCGGCCCATCCACGGCGCGCACCTGGTGCACGGCGGGCAGGAGGTCGTGGCCCTGGCCACCGACGAGCGGGGATGGGCGGCGCTGTGCCGGGCCATCACGCACATCCACTGGACCGATGAGCACCGGGAAGCGGGAAACGGGAAACGGGAAACGGGGACGCCCGCCAATCGGGGCGCGGAACCCTTGCCGCGAGGCAGTTCCGCTTCCCGCTTCCCGCTTCCCGTTTCCCGGGACCTGTCGGCGCTCCTCGCCACCGACCGCGCCGGCCTCCTGCTCCTCTCCCAGGACATCGCCTTCCTGGAGGACCTGGTCCGCCGCTCCGGCCCGGTGGATGTCTACGGCGAGCTGCGGCCCGGGAAGCATCGGCACGCCGTCCTCGCGGCGGCCCAGCGGCTCGGCCTCTCGTGCGTGGTCACCGGCGGGGTGATGTTCGCCAACGCGGAGGACTGGGCCCGGCACCGGCTGCGGGTGGCGATCGCGCGGAACGCGGGGCTGGAGGAGGACGAAGACGGTACGGCGGTACGGCGGTACGGCGGTACCAGTGGCGAGGGCACGTTACCGCCCTACCGCCCTACCGCCTTACCGTCCGACTGGCTCCGCCCCGCCGACGACCTGGCGCGGCACTTCCCCGACCGGCCCGACGCGATGCTGCGGGCGGAGGAGCTGGCCGAGCGGTGCGGGTACCGGATCCCGGTGGGGGCGCGGGTGGTGGCGCCGCGGTTCGCGGACACGACCGACGCGCTGCTGCGGCTGCGGGCGCTGGCGTGGCGGGGGGCGGAGCGGCGCTACGGGATGGTGGCGCCGATCACCCGCGACCGGCTGGAGCACGAGCTCACGATCATCGCGCAGAAGGGGTTCGCCGACTACTTCCTGGTGGTGCACGACATCGTGCAGCACGGCCCCACCCACTGCGGCCGCGGCTCGGTGGCCAACTCGATCGTGAGCTACTGCCTCGGCATCACCCACGTCGATCCGCTGGGCGCCGGGCTCCTGTTCGAGCGCTTCCTCAACCCGGAGCGGAAGGACCCGCCCGACATCGACCTCGACTTCCCGTGGGACGAGCGCGACCAGATCCTGGCCTGGGTGTTCCGCCGCTATCCCCGGCCCCGCGCGGCCATGGTGGCCAACCACAACTGCTTCCGGCTGCGCGGCGCGCTGCGCGAGGTGGCCAAGGTGTACGGCCGTCCGCCGGGCGAGATCCGCGAGGTCACCCGCCGCTTCCCCTGGTTCAGCGAGGACGAGTCCATCGGCCAGCTGCTCGCCACCCATCCCAACTTCCAGGGGCTCAACCTCCCGGCGGTGTGGCAGGAGCTGGCGCGGGCGGCGGAGCCGCTGGTGGGCACGCCGCGGCACCTCTCGCTGCACCCCGGCGGGGTGGTGATCGTGCCGCAGGCGCTCACCGACTACGTGCCGCTGGAGCCGGCGGCCAAGCGGCTCGACGGTCACCCCGACCTCGCGGTGCCGGTGATCCAGTTCGAGAAGGACGGCGCGGAGGACGCGGGGCTGGTGAAGATCGACCTGCTGGGCAACCGCTCGCTGGCGGTGATCCGCGACGCCATCGCCGAGGTGCGGGTCCACACCGGGCGGCGGATCGACTACACCGCCGACGACCCCGACGACGACGCGGCCACCCGCGCCCTCTTCCGCACCGGCCAGACCATGGGCGTCTTCTACACCGAGAGCCCGGCCTCGCGGCTGTTGTGCGCCAAGTCGCGGGCGGAGAGCTTCGAGCTGCTGGTGCTCAACACCAGCATCATCCGCCCCGCCTCCAACCGCTTCATCCGGGTGTACCTGGAGCGGCTGCACGGCGCGCCCTACCAGCCGCTCGACCCGTCGCTGCAGGACACCCTGGCCGAGACCTTCGGGGTGATGGTCTACCAGGAGGACGTGGTGAACGTCTGCGCCGCCTTCGCGGGGCTGCCGCTCGCCACCGGCGACGGGGTGCGCAAGGCGCTCTCCAAGAAGCGGCCGGTGAAGGCGCTGGCGGCGTACGCGGCGGAGTTCTTCGCCGGCGCCGCGCGGCTGGGCCGCGACCCGGACACCGCCACGAAGGTGTGGGAGATGGTGCTCTCCTTTGCCGGCTACAGCTTCTGCAAGGGGCACTCCTGCTCCTACATCAAGGTGGCGCAGCACTCCTGCTACCTGCGGGCCCACTATCCCGCCGAGTTCATGGCGGCGGTGCTCGCCAACGGCGGGGGGTTCTACCGGCCGTTCGCGTACGTGGCGGAGGCCATGCGCATGGGCCTCACCGTCCGGCCCCCTGACGTCAACGCCAGCCGCTTCCGCACCACCGGGGGCGGCCGCGAGGTGCGGATCGGGTTCCAGTTCATCAAGGGGCTGTCGGCTGATGCGGTGGAGCGGATCGAGACGGCGAAAGGGGAAGCGGGAAACGGGAAGCGGGAAGCGGGGCCGATGGGCCGTTCGGCGGAGGCACCACCGCACCGGGGCGGCGGCGGGGTGGTCTCGGTGCTGCCGGAGCCGGCCGGCCCATCGGCCAGCCCCGACGCGCCGGCCCCCCTTCACCTCCCTCGACGACCTCCGCGCCCGCACCGGCATCACGCCCGACGACCTCCGGCTGCTGGTGCAGGTGGGCGCCTGCGACACCATCGCGGGGGGATGTCCCGGCCGATGCTGCTGTGGGCGATCGACAGTGAACAGCGGGAAGCGGGAAGCGGGAAACGGGAAGCGGAGCGGGCAATGTCCGGTTCCCGCTTCCCGCTTCCCCTTCCCGGCCCGCCATCCCCACCCTGA
- a CDS encoding radical SAM protein has translation MSLWRILREPILEETRQNLARSRARVPVPLQGPRQMLGRGGNGCGATIGAMPRCDFACVGCYLGEEANRIPPAPLAEIKAQMRALRPTLGNAGNLQLTDGEVTLRPVDEVIELLRYARSLGLIPMLMTHGDAFRRRPGLLERLVLEGGLVEVSIHIDTTQRGRLGEDYRHARTEEALMPLREEFARMLRAVARTTGRPLRPATTMTVTADNLAGVPAVIRWLTHNADIFRLVSFQPVAQVGRTVEGLGGGVSVEALWRKIAEGLGGSAEQVEWLERSYVHVGHPDCTRYLPGMVSCDQGRAPAFHPARTEGEASARFYDGFLERFGGVSFRLDTPLEKAVRMVALAAREPRFVLGGLGPYLRLLARQADPAHPLRFLWRLLRRRARLRSLVIVSHHFMSRAEVDTPRGRERLDLCVFHVPVHGRLVPMCEVNTMGVREAYYAELSRSRGEAPVAAPAG, from the coding sequence ATGTCGCTGTGGCGCATCCTGAGGGAACCGATCCTCGAGGAGACCCGGCAGAACCTCGCCCGGTCGCGGGCCCGCGTGCCGGTCCCGCTGCAGGGTCCCCGCCAGATGCTCGGTCGCGGCGGCAACGGCTGCGGCGCCACCATCGGCGCCATGCCCCGCTGCGACTTCGCCTGCGTGGGGTGCTACCTCGGCGAGGAGGCCAACCGGATCCCCCCGGCCCCGCTCGCGGAGATCAAGGCCCAGATGCGGGCCCTCCGCCCCACCCTGGGCAACGCCGGCAACCTGCAGCTCACCGATGGCGAAGTCACCCTCCGCCCCGTGGACGAGGTGATCGAGCTGCTGCGCTACGCTCGCTCGCTCGGCCTCATCCCCATGCTCATGACCCATGGCGACGCCTTCCGCCGCCGGCCCGGCCTCCTGGAGCGGCTGGTGCTGGAGGGCGGGCTGGTCGAGGTGAGCATCCACATCGACACCACCCAGCGCGGCCGGCTGGGCGAGGACTACCGCCACGCGCGGACCGAAGAAGCGCTGATGCCGCTCCGGGAGGAGTTCGCCCGGATGCTGCGCGCGGTGGCCCGGACCACCGGCCGCCCCCTCCGGCCGGCCACCACCATGACGGTCACCGCCGACAACCTCGCCGGCGTGCCGGCCGTCATCCGCTGGCTCACCCACAACGCCGACATCTTCCGGCTGGTGAGTTTCCAGCCGGTGGCCCAGGTGGGGCGCACCGTCGAGGGGCTGGGCGGCGGGGTCAGCGTCGAGGCGCTGTGGCGGAAGATCGCCGAGGGGCTCGGCGGCTCCGCGGAGCAGGTGGAGTGGCTGGAACGATCATACGTCCACGTGGGGCACCCCGACTGCACCCGCTACCTTCCCGGCATGGTGTCTTGCGACCAGGGGCGCGCGCCCGCCTTCCACCCCGCCCGCACCGAGGGGGAGGCGAGCGCGCGCTTCTACGACGGCTTCCTCGAACGCTTCGGCGGGGTGAGCTTCCGGCTCGATACACCGCTGGAGAAAGCCGTCCGGATGGTGGCGCTGGCCGCGCGGGAGCCGCGCTTTGTGCTGGGAGGCCTCGGCCCCTACCTGCGGCTGCTGGCCCGGCAGGCGGACCCGGCGCACCCGCTCCGGTTCCTGTGGCGCCTGCTGCGGCGGCGGGCGCGGCTCCGCTCGCTGGTGATCGTGAGCCACCACTTCATGAGCCGGGCGGAGGTGGACACCCCGCGGGGCCGGGAGCGGCTGGACCTGTGCGTCTTCCATGTGCCGGTCCACGGCAGGCTGGTGCCGATGTGCGAGGTGAACACCATGGGGGTGCGGGAGGCGTACTACGCGGAGCTGAGCCGGTCGCGCGGGGAGGCCCCGGTGGCCGCCCCGGCGGGATGA